The Micromonospora krabiensis genome window below encodes:
- a CDS encoding glycerophosphodiester phosphodiesterase encodes MQPRHPYLDAPAPLAFAHRGGAADGDENTAEAFARAVALGYRYVETDVHATADGVSVVFHDATLRRVTGESGRIADLRWADLASVRVGGAAVVPRLDEVLTAWPEVRFNIDVKSDPGVEPAVATVARAGAEHRVLLASFSDARLARMRALTEGRVATSLGMRGVARLRMASLTGRPLRLPPSVVAAQVPVRYGRVPVADRRFLRYAHALGLQVHVWTIDEPTEMHDLLDRGVDGIMTDHVGVLRDVYRSRGHWAA; translated from the coding sequence GTGCAACCCCGCCACCCCTACCTCGACGCGCCCGCGCCGCTGGCCTTCGCCCACCGCGGCGGCGCCGCCGACGGCGACGAGAACACCGCCGAGGCGTTCGCCCGTGCCGTCGCGCTCGGCTACCGCTACGTGGAGACCGACGTGCACGCCACCGCCGACGGGGTGAGCGTCGTCTTCCACGACGCCACGCTGCGCCGGGTCACCGGCGAGTCGGGCCGCATCGCTGACCTGCGCTGGGCCGACCTCGCCTCGGTACGCGTCGGCGGCGCCGCCGTCGTCCCCCGCCTCGACGAGGTGCTCACCGCCTGGCCCGAGGTGCGGTTCAACATCGACGTGAAGTCCGACCCCGGCGTCGAGCCGGCGGTCGCCACCGTCGCCCGGGCCGGCGCGGAGCACCGGGTGCTGCTCGCCTCCTTCAGCGACGCCCGGCTGGCCCGGATGCGCGCCCTCACCGAGGGGCGGGTGGCCACGTCGCTGGGCATGCGGGGCGTGGCCCGGCTGCGGATGGCGTCCCTGACCGGGCGACCGCTGCGGCTGCCGCCGTCCGTGGTCGCCGCGCAGGTCCCGGTGCGCTACGGGCGGGTGCCCGTGGCCGACCGCCGGTTCCTGCGCTACGCCCACGCGCTCGGCCTGCAGGTGCACGTCTGGACGATCGACGAACCCACCGAAATGCACGACTTACTTGATCGTGGTGTGGATGGCATCATGACCGATCACGTCGGCGTGCTGCGCGACGTCTACCGCAGCCGCGGCCACTGGGCCGCCTGA
- a CDS encoding acyl-CoA dehydrogenase family protein — translation MTRFVQPVPALDDPYATDTLLRSWLERQLGAAGHAAAKGRLADLAADVVGSLRAAHADAEAHPPTLVRYDPWGARVDRIDTSAGWQTQRAAAARHAVVALPYLDSARGTWGAAARVVQHALLHLYGPESATFSCPVAMADGAAALLSLPDVDRDVRDAWLPRLISTDPATAITSGQWMTESQGGSDLARSSTIGRPAADGSWRLTGEKWFCSAADAAMAVALARPEGAGRGSRVLAPFLVPRYAADSPLAGTAAPDAPAPGVTVHRLKDKLGTRALPTAEIGLRDAYALPLGDPARPGLARAMTLVVVTRVHNAAAAAGGMRRGLAHAMAYAAARHVAGGTLTASPLHRATLGALAVDAAGAFVLAGHAFALLGRVEVGADPAAAAELRVVAPLAKLATGRLAVSSASEYVEAFGGAGYVEDTGVPRLLRDAQVLPIWEGTTNVLALDVLRAVSREDAGAPLLRRLTAAADLARPLSPALADTLAATTAELRDTLAGVTADSQAVAVVAGARGLALRLAHALTAALLVEHAAWGDEQAELAARLWARRWLRHEDVAADAHHHLDLLA, via the coding sequence ATGACCCGCTTCGTGCAACCGGTACCCGCCCTCGACGACCCGTACGCCACGGACACGCTGCTGCGCTCCTGGCTGGAGCGGCAGCTCGGCGCCGCCGGGCACGCCGCCGCCAAGGGCCGGCTGGCCGACCTCGCCGCCGACGTGGTGGGGTCGCTGCGCGCCGCGCACGCCGACGCCGAGGCGCATCCGCCGACCCTGGTGCGCTACGACCCGTGGGGTGCCCGGGTCGACCGGATCGACACGTCCGCCGGCTGGCAGACGCAGCGCGCCGCCGCCGCCCGGCACGCCGTGGTCGCCCTGCCCTACCTGGACTCGGCGCGGGGCACGTGGGGGGCCGCCGCGCGCGTCGTCCAACACGCCCTGCTGCACCTGTACGGCCCGGAGTCGGCCACCTTCTCCTGCCCGGTCGCGATGGCCGACGGTGCGGCGGCGCTGCTCAGCCTCCCCGACGTCGACCGGGACGTCCGCGACGCCTGGTTGCCACGGTTGATCTCCACCGACCCGGCCACGGCGATCACCAGCGGGCAGTGGATGACCGAGTCGCAGGGCGGCTCCGACCTGGCCCGCTCCAGCACCATCGGCCGCCCCGCCGCCGACGGCTCGTGGCGGCTCACCGGCGAGAAGTGGTTCTGCTCTGCCGCCGACGCGGCGATGGCCGTGGCGCTGGCCCGGCCCGAGGGCGCCGGCCGGGGCAGCCGGGTGCTCGCCCCGTTCCTGGTTCCCCGCTACGCCGCCGACTCGCCCCTGGCCGGGACCGCCGCCCCGGACGCGCCCGCGCCGGGCGTCACCGTGCACCGGCTCAAGGACAAGCTCGGCACCCGGGCCCTGCCCACCGCCGAGATCGGGCTGCGCGACGCGTACGCCCTGCCGCTGGGCGACCCCGCCCGACCCGGCCTCGCCCGGGCGATGACCCTGGTGGTGGTGACCCGGGTGCACAACGCCGCCGCGGCCGCCGGCGGGATGCGGCGCGGCCTGGCCCACGCCATGGCGTACGCCGCCGCCCGGCACGTCGCCGGCGGGACGCTCACGGCGTCCCCGCTGCACCGGGCCACCCTCGGCGCCCTCGCGGTCGACGCGGCGGGCGCGTTCGTGCTCGCCGGGCACGCCTTCGCGCTGCTCGGCCGGGTCGAGGTCGGCGCCGACCCGGCCGCCGCGGCGGAGCTGCGCGTCGTGGCGCCGCTGGCGAAGCTCGCCACCGGCCGCCTGGCGGTCAGCTCCGCCAGCGAGTACGTGGAGGCCTTCGGCGGCGCCGGATACGTGGAGGACACCGGCGTGCCCCGGCTGCTGCGCGACGCGCAGGTCCTGCCGATCTGGGAGGGCACCACCAACGTGCTCGCCCTGGACGTGCTGCGCGCGGTGAGCCGCGAGGACGCCGGCGCGCCGCTGCTGCGGCGCCTGACCGCCGCCGCCGACCTGGCCCGGCCGCTGTCGCCGGCACTGGCCGACACGCTCGCCGCGACCACCGCCGAGCTGCGCGACACCCTCGCCGGGGTGACCGCCGACTCGCAGGCCGTCGCGGTGGTCGCCGGGGCGCGCGGGCTGGCCCTGCGCCTGGCCCACGCGCTCACCGCCGCCCTGCTGGTGGAGCACGCCGCGTGGGGCGACGAGCAGGCCGAGCTCGCTGCCCGGCTGTGGGCGCGCCGCTGGCTGCGGCACGAGGACGTCGCCGCGGACGCCCACCACCACCTGGACCTGCTCGCCTGA
- a CDS encoding Rv0361 family membrane protein produces the protein MRTGMVFAGVAVALCCVGVAGLGVWNLQVVTQAAGPVRETTDEFLRSVTVGDTDGAYDRLCEEARGKWSEVGFTSWVKTPPMVRDYEITDVSVSTRGGRPRGTVTVQITRDSGTIEERKLPVVQEGRHWRICGDPF, from the coding sequence ATGCGCACCGGGATGGTGTTCGCCGGTGTCGCGGTCGCGCTGTGCTGCGTCGGGGTGGCCGGCCTGGGGGTGTGGAACCTGCAGGTCGTCACCCAGGCGGCCGGGCCGGTGCGGGAGACCACCGACGAGTTCCTGCGCTCGGTGACCGTGGGCGACACCGACGGCGCGTACGACCGGCTCTGCGAGGAGGCCCGCGGCAAGTGGAGCGAGGTCGGGTTCACCAGTTGGGTGAAGACCCCGCCGATGGTCCGCGACTACGAGATCACCGACGTGTCGGTGAGCACCCGCGGCGGTCGCCCGCGCGGCACGGTGACCGTGCAGATCACCCGCGACAGCGGCACCATCGAGGAACGGAAGCTGCCGGTCGTGCAGGAGGGCCGCCACTGGCGGATCTGCGGTGACCCCTTCTGA
- a CDS encoding thymidine kinase — protein sequence MTDDAATAPACLARPLAGPDDSPAGCAAARGLDGRPLHAAALKFFWGPMDCGKSTMALQMNYNHARQGRRGLVTTRIDRSLGPQVTTRIGLAHEAIEVTDDLDLRALVRGRWAEGVRVDYLICDEASFYSVEHVEQMAELVDSYDVDVYAFGLATDFRSCLFPAAQRLFELADEVARIQVEVLCWCGREGLLNARVVDGRVVREGAQVVIGDTVDTADVRYQVLCRRHYRSGDLGPRD from the coding sequence GTGACCGACGACGCCGCTACCGCACCCGCCTGCCTCGCCCGGCCCCTCGCCGGCCCGGACGACTCCCCGGCCGGGTGCGCCGCCGCGCGCGGACTCGACGGGCGGCCGCTGCACGCCGCCGCCCTGAAGTTCTTCTGGGGGCCGATGGACTGCGGTAAGTCCACGATGGCGCTGCAGATGAACTACAACCACGCCCGGCAGGGCCGGCGCGGCCTCGTCACCACCCGCATCGACCGGTCGCTCGGCCCGCAGGTCACCACCCGCATCGGCCTCGCCCACGAGGCCATCGAGGTCACCGACGACCTGGACCTGCGGGCCCTGGTCCGCGGCCGGTGGGCCGAGGGTGTACGCGTGGACTACCTGATCTGCGACGAGGCCAGCTTCTACAGCGTGGAGCACGTCGAGCAGATGGCCGAACTGGTCGACAGCTACGACGTCGACGTGTACGCGTTCGGGCTGGCCACCGACTTCCGATCCTGCCTCTTCCCCGCCGCGCAGCGCCTGTTCGAACTGGCCGACGAGGTGGCCCGCATCCAGGTCGAGGTGCTCTGCTGGTGCGGCCGGGAGGGTCTGCTCAACGCCCGCGTGGTCGACGGGCGGGTGGTCCGGGAGGGCGCCCAGGTCGTCATCGGCGACACCGTCGACACCGCCGACGTGCGCTACCAGGTGCTGTGCCGGCGGCACTACCGCAGCGGCGACCTCGGCCCCCGCGACTGA
- a CDS encoding low temperature requirement protein A, translating to MTPSEPPAIDLAHPRLLRERQGVEPTTSTELFFDLVFIFTITQLSHYLIEHPDWRGAGRTALLLALVWFVWVYTTWVTNWLHPDQGPVRAMLIGVTLGSLLLSAAIPQAFAGTGLLFAAVYVTVQVGRTMFGLWATRGSPWLVAGFQQSLPWIAGTSVLVVLGGLVGGAAREALWAAVIVLEVVGLSIGYPLPGRGRSRPERWLVEGGHLAERCAAFVLIALGESILVTGSTLTRHVDLVTSGAFLVAFAGSVALWWVYFARSAPAATEVIARAGERTGALSRLAFNYLHPVMVAGIVVTSAGDERLLREPGAPATMVSALFTLGGPALFLAGHAAYTAVLWRGLPASRIAAAVVLLALIPACERLGVTIAGCAVLATVVTVAVIMTDRLRVRRGAR from the coding sequence GTGACCCCTTCTGAGCCGCCGGCCATCGACCTGGCTCACCCCCGGTTGCTGCGCGAGCGTCAGGGCGTCGAACCGACCACCTCGACCGAGCTCTTCTTCGACCTGGTCTTCATCTTCACCATCACCCAGCTGTCGCACTATCTGATCGAGCACCCGGACTGGCGGGGCGCCGGACGGACGGCGCTGCTGCTGGCGTTGGTCTGGTTCGTCTGGGTCTACACGACCTGGGTGACCAACTGGCTGCATCCGGATCAGGGGCCGGTGCGGGCGATGCTGATCGGGGTGACGCTGGGCAGCCTGCTGTTGTCGGCGGCGATCCCGCAGGCGTTCGCCGGGACGGGCCTGCTCTTCGCAGCCGTGTACGTGACCGTGCAGGTGGGTCGGACGATGTTCGGACTGTGGGCGACGCGGGGCAGCCCCTGGTTGGTCGCCGGATTTCAGCAGTCCCTGCCGTGGATCGCCGGGACGTCCGTGCTCGTGGTCCTCGGCGGTCTGGTCGGTGGGGCCGCCCGGGAGGCGCTCTGGGCGGCCGTGATCGTGCTCGAGGTGGTCGGCCTGTCGATCGGCTACCCGCTTCCCGGGCGGGGGCGCTCCCGCCCCGAGCGGTGGCTGGTGGAGGGTGGGCACCTGGCCGAGCGCTGCGCGGCGTTCGTCCTCATCGCGTTGGGTGAGTCGATCCTGGTCACCGGCAGCACCCTCACCCGGCACGTGGACCTGGTGACGTCCGGGGCGTTCCTGGTGGCGTTCGCCGGATCGGTGGCGCTGTGGTGGGTCTACTTCGCCCGCTCGGCGCCGGCCGCCACGGAGGTCATCGCCCGGGCCGGGGAGCGCACCGGCGCGTTGAGCCGGCTGGCGTTCAACTACCTGCACCCGGTGATGGTGGCCGGTATCGTCGTCACCTCGGCGGGCGACGAGCGGCTGCTGCGCGAGCCCGGCGCGCCCGCCACCATGGTCAGCGCCCTCTTCACCCTGGGCGGTCCGGCGCTCTTCCTCGCCGGACACGCCGCCTACACGGCGGTGCTGTGGCGCGGCCTGCCGGCCAGCCGGATCGCGGCGGCGGTGGTGCTGCTGGCGTTGATACCGGCCTGCGAGCGGCTGGGGGTGACCATCGCGGGCTGCGCGGTGCTGGCGACCGTGGTGACCGTGGCGGTGATCATGACCGACCGGCTCCGGGTCCGGCGGGGCGCGCGATGA
- a CDS encoding PQQ-binding-like beta-propeller repeat protein, which produces METLIELGAERGAARLSGPTPPVPRWWRPVVVLLACVVLTGAAPPARLPALTGPALPQRAVLVAAGSLLLVVDAGVDPPTLAAYDLAEPGRGPRWRVTVPPAAGWSAERLGELVLVTERDPVRGVVATTARSAHSGEPRWRRPGRVYATADGAVAVSEVRSVADPGRRIEGAVHGVDPATGATRWTVPLPSTAVLTVLPGAPSRVLVLRDDGLARVYDVGDGTVRGVAWLPPADYAPNNPQVTGGHLVLRHPVVGGAELVGYALPGLAERWRVPAGDGEVAIDGCGALLCAQDGRDRWALAPATGSRVWSWPGGADWRPVPGERDSPRLLLRTTQDGRRNLLAVTDRDGPRVVGVLPAGTRDCRVLPAALACRDAAGRLVVRPGPSDGT; this is translated from the coding sequence GTGGAGACCCTGATCGAGTTGGGCGCCGAGCGGGGCGCGGCGCGGCTGAGCGGGCCCACCCCGCCGGTGCCGCGCTGGTGGCGGCCGGTCGTCGTGCTGCTGGCGTGCGTGGTGCTGACCGGGGCCGCCCCGCCCGCCCGACTGCCGGCGCTGACCGGGCCGGCGCTGCCGCAGCGGGCCGTGCTCGTGGCCGCCGGGTCGCTGCTGCTGGTGGTCGACGCGGGCGTCGACCCGCCGACGCTGGCCGCGTACGACCTGGCGGAACCGGGCCGGGGGCCGCGCTGGCGGGTGACGGTGCCCCCGGCCGCCGGGTGGTCCGCCGAGCGCCTCGGCGAGCTGGTGCTGGTCACCGAACGGGACCCGGTGCGCGGGGTGGTCGCCACCACCGCCCGCTCCGCCCACAGCGGCGAGCCGCGTTGGCGCCGCCCCGGGCGGGTGTACGCGACGGCGGACGGCGCCGTCGCGGTCAGCGAGGTACGCAGCGTCGCCGACCCGGGCCGGCGGATCGAGGGCGCGGTCCACGGCGTGGACCCGGCGACCGGGGCGACCCGCTGGACCGTGCCGCTGCCGTCCACGGCGGTGCTGACGGTGTTGCCGGGCGCGCCGTCCCGGGTGCTGGTGCTGCGCGACGACGGACTGGCGCGGGTGTACGACGTGGGTGACGGGACGGTGCGGGGTGTGGCGTGGCTGCCGCCGGCCGACTACGCCCCGAACAATCCGCAGGTGACGGGTGGGCACCTGGTGCTGCGTCACCCGGTCGTCGGCGGCGCGGAGCTCGTCGGTTACGCGCTGCCGGGGTTGGCCGAGCGGTGGCGGGTGCCGGCCGGGGACGGGGAGGTCGCCATCGACGGGTGCGGCGCGCTGCTCTGCGCTCAGGACGGGCGGGATCGGTGGGCGCTGGCACCGGCGACCGGCTCGCGGGTGTGGTCGTGGCCGGGCGGCGCGGATTGGCGGCCCGTCCCGGGCGAACGCGACAGCCCTCGGCTGCTGCTGCGGACGACGCAGGACGGCCGCCGCAACCTGCTCGCCGTCACGGATCGGGACGGCCCACGGGTGGTCGGGGTGCTGCCGGCGGGCACCCGGGACTGTCGCGTGCTCCCCGCCGCGCTGGCCTGCCGGGACGCCGCCGGCCGCCTCGTCGTACGGCCCGGACCGTCGGACGGTACCTGA
- a CDS encoding MFS transporter translates to MAETVTPAVQGNPPPPASTRRERTGWYVYDWANSAFQTTVITVFLGPFLTTVAELAAGCELGADTCDGYVHPLGIRVAAGSYYPYLISLSVFLTVFVLPVVGAVADRSAHKKRLLAGAAFTGSGATIAMAFVTGDRYLLGGALFLIANISFGAAIVVYNSFLPQLGGPDERDGISSRGWALGYLGGGLLLAINLVAVTMFSEEGNPQRTLDLARWSIVSAGVWWALFTLVPLRWLREHPTAAALAGGGNVLTDGFKQLGRTLREIKAYPLTLFFLLAFLVYNDGIQTVITLASQYGTEELKLEQSTLITTILLVQFLAFGGALSLGALARRIGAWKTVLLSLVLWTGVIIAAFRLPAEAPVPFMILGGAIGLVLGGSQALSRSLFSQLIPAGKEGEYYGFYEISDKGTSWLGPLAFGLVFQLTASYRVGLVSLLIFFVVGFLLLLAVPIRRAIVAAGNTPPRVL, encoded by the coding sequence ATGGCCGAGACCGTGACCCCCGCGGTACAGGGCAACCCGCCACCCCCGGCGAGCACCCGTCGCGAACGCACCGGCTGGTACGTCTACGACTGGGCCAACTCGGCCTTCCAGACCACCGTCATCACGGTGTTCCTCGGGCCGTTCCTCACCACCGTCGCCGAGCTGGCCGCCGGGTGTGAACTGGGCGCCGACACCTGCGACGGGTACGTGCACCCGCTGGGCATCCGGGTCGCCGCCGGCTCGTACTACCCGTACCTGATCTCGCTGTCGGTGTTCCTCACCGTGTTCGTGCTGCCCGTCGTCGGCGCCGTCGCCGACCGGTCGGCGCACAAGAAGCGGCTCCTCGCCGGGGCCGCGTTCACCGGCTCCGGCGCGACCATCGCGATGGCGTTCGTCACCGGGGACCGCTACCTGCTCGGCGGGGCCCTGTTCCTGATCGCCAACATCAGCTTCGGTGCCGCCATCGTGGTCTACAACTCGTTCCTGCCGCAGCTCGGCGGCCCCGACGAACGCGACGGCATCTCCAGCCGCGGCTGGGCGCTCGGCTACCTCGGCGGGGGCCTGCTGCTGGCGATCAACCTGGTCGCCGTCACCATGTTCAGCGAGGAGGGCAACCCGCAGCGCACGCTGGACCTGGCCCGCTGGTCGATCGTCTCCGCCGGCGTGTGGTGGGCGCTGTTCACCCTGGTGCCGCTGCGCTGGCTGCGCGAACACCCCACCGCGGCGGCCCTCGCCGGCGGCGGCAACGTGCTCACCGACGGGTTCAAGCAGCTCGGCCGCACCCTGCGGGAGATCAAGGCGTACCCGCTGACGCTGTTCTTCCTGCTCGCCTTCCTCGTCTACAACGACGGCATCCAGACGGTCATCACCCTGGCCAGCCAGTACGGCACCGAGGAGCTGAAGCTGGAGCAGAGCACCCTGATCACGACGATCCTGCTCGTGCAGTTCCTCGCCTTCGGCGGCGCGCTGTCGCTCGGTGCGCTCGCCCGCCGCATCGGCGCCTGGAAGACCGTGCTGCTGAGCCTGGTGCTGTGGACCGGTGTGATCATCGCCGCGTTCCGGCTGCCCGCGGAGGCGCCGGTGCCGTTCATGATCCTCGGCGGTGCGATCGGTCTGGTCCTCGGCGGCAGCCAGGCGCTGAGCCGGTCGCTGTTCAGCCAGCTCATTCCCGCCGGCAAGGAGGGCGAGTACTACGGCTTCTACGAGATCAGCGACAAGGGCACCAGCTGGCTCGGGCCGCTCGCGTTCGGCCTGGTCTTCCAGCTGACCGCCTCGTACCGGGTCGGCCTGGTCTCGCTGCTGATCTTCTTCGTGGTCGGCTTCCTGCTGCTGCTGGCCGTACCGATCCGCCGGGCCATCGTCGCCGCGGGTAACACACCTCCACGAGTGCTCTGA
- a CDS encoding VOC family protein, giving the protein MTVNADLAMVNLDSSDPAGHAAFYHRLLGWEVTHSQPEYAMISGGGVSIGFGLVEGYQPPSWPDTSGGKRYHLDLYVDDLTQAEKEFVAAGASKPEFQPGGERWVVLIDPVGQPFCICRRG; this is encoded by the coding sequence ATGACAGTGAACGCCGACCTCGCCATGGTCAACCTGGACAGCTCCGATCCCGCCGGCCACGCCGCCTTCTACCACCGGCTGCTCGGCTGGGAGGTCACCCACAGCCAGCCTGAGTACGCGATGATCAGCGGTGGTGGGGTGTCGATCGGCTTCGGCCTGGTCGAGGGCTACCAGCCGCCGTCCTGGCCCGACACGTCCGGCGGCAAGCGCTACCACCTGGACCTCTACGTCGACGACCTGACGCAGGCCGAGAAGGAGTTCGTCGCCGCCGGGGCGTCGAAGCCGGAGTTCCAGCCCGGCGGAGAGCGGTGGGTGGTGCTCATCGACCCGGTCGGGCAGCCGTTCTGCATCTGCCGCCGCGGCTGA
- a CDS encoding helix-turn-helix domain-containing protein, with the protein MSNDMYSAEQVAELLGLHVRTVRTYIRTGRLRAVRIGKQYRIARADLDALTGRPASAPPAGTPALEVSSIVQLDGVDRAAADRLATFVLAGVNTHHDQARPLRVQTVHDEERHRMKIVILGDAAGTAELLRLLDAVLHGDNDLFSGEGDRG; encoded by the coding sequence ATGAGTAACGACATGTACTCGGCCGAGCAGGTGGCCGAGCTGCTGGGCCTGCACGTCCGGACCGTGCGCACCTACATCCGCACCGGCCGGCTGCGGGCGGTGCGGATCGGCAAGCAGTACCGGATCGCCCGTGCCGACCTCGACGCCCTGACCGGTCGACCCGCGTCCGCTCCGCCGGCCGGCACCCCGGCGCTGGAGGTGTCGAGCATCGTGCAGCTCGACGGCGTCGACCGGGCCGCGGCCGACCGGCTCGCCACGTTCGTCCTCGCCGGCGTCAACACCCATCACGACCAGGCACGCCCGCTGCGCGTGCAGACCGTCCACGACGAGGAACGCCACCGAATGAAGATCGTGATCCTGGGCGACGCCGCCGGCACCGCCGAGCTGCTGCGGCTGCTCGACGCCGTGCTGCACGGCGACAACGACCTGTTCTCCGGGGAGGGCGACCGTGGCTGA
- a CDS encoding DUF4180 domain-containing protein encodes MADVLEERAGVPVLVCDPAGPPVATTEQALDLIGGAAWGGAQVVALPAERLDPSFFALGTRFAGDVMQKFVNYRLRLVVVGDISAHLAASGALRALVAESNRHEHIWFVPDLAALDARLAA; translated from the coding sequence GTGGCTGACGTACTGGAGGAGCGCGCCGGGGTGCCCGTCCTCGTCTGCGACCCCGCCGGCCCGCCGGTGGCCACCACCGAGCAGGCCCTCGACCTGATCGGCGGCGCGGCCTGGGGCGGCGCCCAGGTGGTCGCGCTGCCCGCCGAGCGGCTCGACCCGAGCTTCTTCGCCCTGGGCACCCGCTTCGCCGGGGACGTCATGCAGAAGTTCGTCAACTACCGGCTGCGGCTGGTGGTCGTCGGTGACATCTCCGCCCACCTCGCGGCCAGCGGGGCGCTGCGCGCGCTGGTCGCCGAGTCCAACCGGCACGAGCACATCTGGTTCGTGCCGGACCTGGCCGCGCTCGACGCCCGACTGGCCGCCTGA